The Bacteroidota bacterium genome includes a window with the following:
- a CDS encoding OmpA family protein has translation MKQLAWGHGFAACSLVRCLLLALLLAGTAVAQKPSYYGIKSKKALEKYETASLALRARRYETARQMMEEALALEPGFAHAHFQLGYIHYELIRPGDLKSPHIPQAIQHLSQALALRPGEAAFGSAHLWLAELYTGQGQYVQARQQAQSLLALPSLTPAQQQRGEQMLKKLDFAVRIRQDSIRFEPRLLGSGINSPGDEYMPQLTADEQTLFFTSRREGNLGGYDRLAQGYNEDFYWARRNADGSWQTAVNLGPPINTDKSEGAACFSQDGQWVYFTGCSRRDGEGSCDLYVARLIGQRWTEPQNMSAVLNSPHWDSQPCLSPDGQHLYFVSNRPGGLGGHDIWYSQRTADGSWMPPNNLGAPINTPGDEFYPFLAADGQTLYFSSDYHPGAGGIDLFMASLLPDSSWSEPRNLGYPLNTEADEQALVVNTRGEVGYIGTTRAGGPGGSDIYQFVLDERIRPKPGTYVKGRVRNQKTGQPVQALIQFRRLSDGYPVRSVESNAATGEFLLSLPLGTDYAAHIEQNGYLFHSQHFAVPAQPQGAYVGLEIQLQPLVAGALVRLDNVFFEVDKAELLATSTPELQAVARFMELHPGVRVQISGHTDADGSPAYNLDLSQRRAEAVRTWLIQAGIAEERTQAKGYGEAKPVADNSTAEGRARNRRTEFLILAN, from the coding sequence ATGAAACAGCTAGCATGGGGTCATGGCTTTGCAGCCTGTAGCTTGGTACGGTGCCTCCTGCTGGCACTGCTGCTGGCAGGCACAGCCGTGGCCCAGAAACCCAGTTACTACGGCATAAAAAGCAAAAAAGCCCTGGAAAAATACGAGACGGCCAGCCTGGCACTGCGCGCACGCCGATACGAGACGGCCCGGCAGATGATGGAAGAGGCCCTGGCCCTGGAGCCCGGCTTTGCCCATGCCCACTTCCAGCTGGGCTACATCCACTATGAGCTGATCCGGCCAGGCGACCTGAAAAGCCCGCATATACCCCAGGCCATCCAGCACCTGAGCCAGGCCCTGGCACTCAGGCCCGGCGAAGCCGCGTTTGGCTCGGCCCACCTGTGGCTGGCCGAGCTGTACACCGGCCAGGGCCAGTATGTGCAGGCGCGCCAGCAGGCACAAAGCCTGCTGGCCCTGCCCAGCCTGACACCCGCCCAGCAGCAGCGGGGCGAACAGATGCTGAAGAAACTGGACTTTGCCGTACGCATACGCCAGGATAGCATCCGCTTCGAGCCCCGGCTGCTGGGCAGCGGAATAAACAGCCCGGGCGATGAGTACATGCCGCAGCTAACGGCAGACGAACAGACGCTCTTCTTCACCAGCCGCCGCGAGGGCAATCTGGGGGGCTACGACCGGCTGGCACAGGGCTATAACGAAGACTTCTACTGGGCACGCCGGAACGCCGACGGCAGCTGGCAAACAGCCGTAAACCTGGGGCCGCCCATCAACACGGATAAAAGCGAGGGGGCGGCCTGCTTTAGCCAGGATGGGCAGTGGGTGTACTTTACCGGCTGCAGCCGCCGCGACGGAGAGGGTAGCTGCGACCTGTATGTGGCGCGCCTGATAGGCCAGCGCTGGACCGAACCCCAAAACATGAGCGCCGTACTAAACAGCCCGCACTGGGACAGCCAACCCTGCCTGAGCCCCGATGGCCAGCACCTCTATTTTGTAAGCAACCGGCCCGGGGGGCTAGGGGGGCACGACATCTGGTACAGCCAGCGCACAGCCGACGGAAGCTGGATGCCTCCCAATAACCTGGGCGCACCCATCAACACGCCGGGAGATGAGTTTTATCCCTTCCTGGCTGCGGATGGACAAACCCTGTACTTCAGCAGCGACTACCACCCGGGCGCAGGGGGCATCGACCTGTTTATGGCTAGCCTGCTGCCCGACAGCAGCTGGAGCGAACCGAGAAACCTGGGCTACCCCCTGAATACCGAAGCGGATGAACAGGCACTGGTGGTGAATACCCGGGGCGAGGTAGGCTACATAGGCACTACCCGTGCGGGCGGGCCGGGTGGCAGCGATATTTACCAGTTTGTGCTGGATGAGCGCATCCGCCCCAAGCCGGGAACCTACGTAAAGGGCCGGGTGCGAAACCAAAAAACTGGCCAGCCCGTACAGGCCCTCATCCAGTTTCGCCGCCTGAGCGACGGCTACCCGGTGCGCAGCGTGGAGAGCAATGCCGCTACGGGCGAGTTCCTGCTAAGCCTGCCCCTGGGTACGGACTATGCCGCCCACATAGAGCAGAATGGCTACCTATTCCACAGCCAGCACTTTGCAGTGCCCGCCCAGCCCCAAGGGGCCTATGTGGGGCTAGAGATACAGCTGCAGCCGCTGGTGGCAGGGGCACTGGTGCGCCTGGACAATGTGTTCTTTGAGGTGGACAAGGCCGAACTGCTGGCCACCAGCACCCCCGAACTGCAGGCCGTGGCACGCTTCATGGAGCTGCACCCGGGCGTTCGGGTACAAATCTCGGGCCACACAGACGCGGATGGCAGCCCGGCCTACAACCTGGACCTGAGCCAGCGGCGGGCAGAGGCGGTACGAACCTGGCTCATCCAGGCGGGTATAGCCGAGGAGCGGACGCAGGCCAAGGGCTACGGAGAGGCCAAGCCGGTGGCCGACAACAGCACCGCCGAGGGCCGTGCCCGCAACCGCCGTACCGAGTTTCTGATTCTGGCAAACTAA